One part of the Sphingobium yanoikuyae genome encodes these proteins:
- a CDS encoding alpha/beta fold hydrolase codes for MRRRAFIGLRRYQEAQRPSPPPSCPIAATAGSARLLRYQADLTPESDRAPVVFIPSLINPPQVLDLSESRSMLRHMAAAGHDAYLVDWGAPTAADRSLGLDGHVTERFIPMLAALRRPPILVGYCLGGTIAIAAAALHRVAALATIASPWDFAGFPPADLAEIAALWRGAKPVCDRLGYVPMEALQSGFWALDPQRTVQKYAAFADMTPGSDEERAFLAVEDWANEGAPLTYAAGQQLFEMLYAANASGRKEWHIDGTVIDPVSLPCPSVSIASATDRIVPATAAPSLTESRILNLGHVGMILSQRAPDMLWHPLSLWLSRHGG; via the coding sequence TTGCGTCGCCGCGCCTTCATCGGCCTGCGTCGCTATCAGGAGGCGCAGCGTCCGTCCCCACCACCATCATGCCCCATTGCCGCAACGGCGGGCAGTGCCCGGCTGCTGCGGTATCAGGCTGATTTGACACCGGAAAGCGATCGGGCGCCGGTCGTCTTCATCCCCTCCCTGATCAACCCGCCACAGGTGCTGGACCTGTCGGAAAGCCGCTCCATGCTGCGCCACATGGCCGCAGCGGGCCATGACGCCTATCTGGTCGATTGGGGCGCGCCGACGGCCGCCGACCGCAGCCTCGGCCTCGACGGCCATGTCACCGAACGATTTATCCCGATGCTCGCTGCATTGCGGCGCCCACCGATCCTTGTCGGCTATTGCCTGGGCGGCACGATCGCCATTGCAGCCGCAGCATTGCATAGGGTCGCAGCTCTAGCGACGATCGCCTCACCCTGGGACTTTGCCGGCTTCCCGCCCGCCGACCTTGCCGAGATCGCCGCCCTGTGGCGCGGCGCGAAGCCGGTGTGCGATCGGCTCGGCTATGTGCCGATGGAGGCGCTGCAATCGGGCTTCTGGGCGCTCGATCCGCAGCGGACCGTGCAGAAATATGCAGCCTTCGCCGACATGACACCCGGCTCCGACGAGGAGCGCGCCTTCCTCGCGGTCGAGGACTGGGCCAATGAGGGCGCACCGCTCACCTATGCCGCCGGGCAGCAATTGTTCGAGATGCTCTATGCGGCAAATGCGAGCGGGCGAAAGGAATGGCACATCGACGGGACCGTCATAGACCCGGTCTCGCTCCCCTGCCCCAGCGTGTCGATCGCTTCTGCAACCGATCGAATCGTGCCCGCCACGGCCGCCCCGTCCCTTACGGAAAGCCGGATATTGAACCTTGGCCATGTCGGCATGATATTGAGCCAGCGGGCACCCGACATGCTGTGGCATCCGCTGTCCCTTTGGCTTTCCCGCCATGGCGGATGA
- the hslU gene encoding ATP-dependent protease ATPase subunit HslU — MNDNLTPKAIVAALDAHIIGQHDAKRAVAVALRNRWRRQHLPADLRDEVTPKNILMIGPTGCGKTEISRRLAKLADAPFVKVEATKFTEVGYVGRDVEQIVRDLVEEAVRLEKDRRREAVREAASEAAMARLLDALTGKDASEATRLSFRQKIEGNQMNDVEVEVEVADTPSMPMEIPGMGGQVGMINLSDMMSKAFGQQQKKRRKMRVADAWDKLVEEEQDKRLDQDDVARVAITSAEQNGIVFLDEIDKIAVSDVRGGSVSREGVQRDLLPLIEGTTVSTKYGPLKTDHILFIASGAFHVAKPSDLLPELQGRLPIRVELKALTEEDFVAILSDTKASLVAQYRALLATEEVTIDLTPEGIRAVAKIAAEVNSEVENIGARRLQTVMEKLLEDVSFEAEDRRGETLVIDQAYVDKQLSAVAHDTDLSKYVL, encoded by the coding sequence ATGAACGACAATCTGACCCCCAAAGCCATCGTCGCCGCGCTCGACGCGCATATCATCGGCCAGCATGATGCCAAGCGCGCCGTCGCCGTCGCGCTGCGCAACCGCTGGCGCCGCCAGCACCTGCCCGCCGACTTGCGCGATGAGGTGACGCCCAAGAATATCCTGATGATCGGGCCGACGGGCTGCGGCAAGACCGAGATCAGCCGTCGCCTGGCGAAGCTGGCCGACGCCCCCTTCGTCAAAGTCGAAGCCACCAAGTTCACCGAGGTCGGCTATGTCGGTCGCGACGTGGAACAGATCGTCCGTGATCTGGTCGAGGAAGCGGTGCGGCTGGAGAAGGACCGCCGCCGCGAAGCCGTGCGCGAAGCCGCGTCGGAAGCCGCCATGGCCCGCCTGCTCGATGCACTGACCGGCAAGGATGCCAGCGAAGCCACCCGCCTCTCCTTCCGCCAGAAGATCGAGGGCAACCAGATGAACGATGTCGAAGTGGAGGTGGAAGTCGCCGACACCCCGTCGATGCCGATGGAAATTCCCGGCATGGGCGGCCAGGTCGGCATGATCAACCTCAGCGACATGATGTCCAAGGCGTTCGGCCAGCAGCAGAAGAAGCGCCGCAAGATGCGCGTCGCCGACGCCTGGGACAAGCTGGTGGAGGAAGAGCAGGACAAGCGCCTCGACCAGGACGATGTCGCCCGCGTCGCCATCACCAGCGCCGAGCAGAATGGCATCGTCTTCCTCGACGAGATCGACAAGATCGCCGTCAGCGACGTGCGCGGCGGGTCGGTCAGCCGTGAAGGCGTGCAGCGCGACCTGCTGCCGCTGATCGAGGGCACGACCGTTTCGACCAAATATGGCCCGCTCAAGACCGACCATATTCTCTTCATCGCGTCGGGCGCCTTCCATGTGGCCAAGCCCAGCGACCTGCTGCCCGAGCTTCAGGGCCGCCTGCCGATCCGCGTGGAATTGAAGGCGCTGACCGAGGAGGATTTTGTCGCGATCCTGTCCGACACCAAGGCCAGCCTTGTTGCGCAATATCGCGCGCTGCTGGCGACCGAGGAAGTGACGATCGACCTGACCCCGGAGGGCATCCGCGCGGTCGCGAAGATCGCCGCCGAGGTGAATAGCGAGGTCGAAAATATCGGCGCTCGCCGCCTGCAGACGGTCATGGAAAAGCTGCTGGAGGATGTGAGCTTCGAGGCGGAGGATCGCCGCGGCGAGACGCTGGTGATTGATCAGGCCTATGTCGACAAGCAATTGTCGGCGGTCGCCCATGACACCGACCTCAGCAAATATGTGCTGTAA
- a CDS encoding acetyl-CoA C-acetyltransferase, with amino-acid sequence MSDIVITAAKRTAVGSFMGAFGTTPAHELGRQAILAALAQAAVAPEEVDEVILGQILTAGQGQNPARQAAVNAGIPVERTAIGLNQLCGSGLRAVALAAQAIKAGDARIMVAGGQESMSLAPHAQMLRGGTKMGPVSFVDTMIHDGLTDAFQGYHMGITAENLAEKYQISREAQDEFAVASQNKAEAARASGRFADEILPVTIKGRKGDTIVDQDEYIRAGATIEALQGLRPAFKKDGTVTAGNASGINDGAAALVVMSADEAAKRGATILGRIASFATCGVDPSIMGIGPAPASRKALEKAGWSVADLDLIEANEAFAAQALAVGQELGWDPAKVNVNGGAIAIGHPVGASGARVLTTLLYEMAKRDAKKGLATLCVGGGMGVSMCIER; translated from the coding sequence TTGTCAGACATCGTCATTACCGCCGCCAAGCGTACCGCCGTGGGCAGTTTCATGGGCGCCTTCGGCACGACTCCGGCCCATGAACTGGGCCGCCAGGCCATCCTCGCCGCGCTGGCACAGGCCGCCGTCGCGCCCGAAGAAGTGGACGAAGTGATCCTGGGCCAGATCCTCACCGCCGGCCAGGGCCAGAACCCCGCCCGCCAGGCCGCCGTCAACGCCGGCATCCCGGTCGAGCGCACCGCGATCGGCCTCAACCAGCTGTGCGGGTCGGGCCTGCGCGCCGTCGCGCTCGCGGCGCAGGCGATCAAGGCTGGCGACGCCCGCATCATGGTCGCCGGTGGCCAGGAAAGCATGTCGCTCGCCCCCCATGCCCAGATGCTGCGCGGCGGCACCAAGATGGGCCCGGTCAGCTTCGTCGACACGATGATCCATGACGGCCTGACCGACGCGTTCCAGGGCTATCATATGGGCATCACCGCCGAGAACCTGGCCGAGAAATATCAGATCAGCCGCGAGGCGCAGGACGAGTTCGCCGTCGCCAGCCAGAACAAGGCTGAAGCCGCGCGCGCATCGGGCCGCTTCGCCGATGAAATCCTGCCCGTGACCATCAAGGGCCGCAAGGGCGACACCATCGTCGACCAGGACGAATATATCCGCGCCGGCGCCACGATCGAAGCGCTGCAGGGCCTGCGCCCCGCCTTCAAGAAGGACGGCACCGTGACCGCCGGCAATGCCAGCGGCATCAATGACGGCGCCGCCGCGCTGGTGGTGATGAGCGCCGATGAAGCCGCCAAGCGCGGCGCCACCATCCTCGGCCGCATCGCCAGCTTCGCCACCTGCGGCGTCGATCCCTCGATCATGGGCATCGGTCCAGCCCCGGCCAGCCGCAAGGCGCTGGAAAAGGCCGGCTGGTCGGTCGCCGATCTCGACCTCATCGAAGCGAACGAAGCTTTTGCCGCGCAGGCGCTGGCCGTCGGTCAGGAACTGGGCTGGGATCCGGCCAAGGTCAACGTCAATGGCGGCGCGATCGCGATCGGCCATCCGGTCGGCGCATCGGGCGCGCGCGTGCTGACCACGCTGCTCTATGAAATGGCCAAGCGCGACGCGAAGAAGGGCCTTGCCACCCTCTGCGTCGGCGGCGGCATGGGCGTGTCGATGTGCATCGAGCGCTAA
- the alr gene encoding alanine racemase has translation MTGYIAPLRLRLDGDALLSNWRWLARQGGAPACGAAIKADGYGLGAAGVMQRLKSAGCRDFFVSNWGEAAALEAQMDGVNFAVLHGVRDEDMAQALASRARPVLCTPGQVARWKAAGGGACDLMIDTGMNRLGLDWRADLSELVDGLEIVTLLSHLASADEDSDLNPTQLARFRDVRAAVPAQRYSLANSAGICMGADYGFDLTRPGIALYGGVPHPDAAPHLRPVVQPQAQILQRRAVIAGDTIGYNATHRAERDMEIAILNIGYADGYLRGFSGRGAALVDGIRLPVLGRVSMDLLAVDVGARPDVAEGDWLTIDYDLPQAAQASGLSQYELLTGLGKRFGRIWT, from the coding sequence ATGACTGGCTATATCGCTCCGCTCCGCCTGCGCCTCGATGGCGATGCGCTGCTTTCCAACTGGCGCTGGCTGGCGCGGCAGGGCGGCGCCCCGGCCTGTGGCGCGGCGATCAAGGCCGATGGCTATGGGCTAGGCGCGGCCGGCGTCATGCAGCGGCTGAAAAGTGCCGGCTGCCGCGATTTCTTCGTGTCCAACTGGGGCGAGGCGGCGGCGCTTGAAGCGCAGATGGACGGTGTGAACTTCGCCGTCCTGCACGGCGTGCGCGACGAAGATATGGCGCAGGCGCTGGCCTCGCGGGCGCGCCCGGTGCTCTGCACGCCGGGGCAGGTCGCGCGCTGGAAGGCGGCGGGTGGTGGCGCCTGCGATCTGATGATCGATACCGGCATGAACCGGCTGGGCCTCGACTGGCGCGCCGACCTCAGCGAACTGGTTGATGGGCTGGAGATTGTCACGCTGCTCAGCCATCTCGCGTCTGCGGACGAGGACAGCGATCTCAACCCGACGCAACTGGCCCGCTTCCGGGATGTCCGGGCCGCAGTGCCGGCACAGCGCTACAGCCTCGCCAACAGTGCCGGTATCTGCATGGGCGCGGACTATGGTTTCGACCTGACCCGGCCGGGCATCGCCCTTTATGGCGGCGTGCCGCATCCCGATGCGGCGCCGCATCTCCGCCCGGTCGTCCAGCCGCAGGCCCAGATATTGCAACGCCGCGCGGTGATCGCCGGCGACACGATCGGCTATAACGCGACCCATCGCGCCGAGCGCGACATGGAGATCGCCATCCTTAATATCGGCTATGCCGACGGCTATCTGCGCGGATTTTCGGGGCGCGGCGCGGCGCTGGTCGATGGCATCCGCCTGCCGGTGCTGGGCCGGGTCTCGATGGATCTGCTGGCGGTCGATGTCGGCGCGCGCCCGGATGTTGCGGAGGGCGACTGGCTGACGATCGACTATGACCTGCCGCAGGCAGCGCAGGCGTCGGGCCTGTCGCAATATGAGCTGCTGACGGGCCTGGGCAAACGGTTCGGCCGGATTTGGACCTGA
- the phaR gene encoding polyhydroxyalkanoate synthesis repressor PhaR — MAKSKAANESEPVVIKKYANRRLYNTETSSYITLDLLSQMTREGREFVVVDAKTGEDITHNVLTQIIMEEEQRGKNMLPVNFLRQLIAMYGDSMQSMVPQYLEASMDAFRKNQQQFQEAMKGAFGGGPLAEIAKRNMQMFEAAASAFGNGVPGMPGATPSPTPAATEESKDDEIAVLKAQLAALNAKIDKLR, encoded by the coding sequence ATGGCCAAATCGAAGGCTGCTAATGAATCCGAACCGGTGGTTATCAAGAAGTACGCTAACAGGCGGCTCTATAACACCGAAACTTCAAGTTATATCACGCTGGACCTTTTGTCGCAGATGACCCGCGAGGGGCGCGAGTTCGTCGTCGTCGACGCGAAGACCGGCGAGGACATCACCCATAATGTCCTGACCCAGATCATCATGGAAGAAGAACAGCGCGGCAAGAACATGCTGCCGGTCAACTTCCTGCGCCAGCTGATCGCCATGTATGGCGATTCCATGCAGTCGATGGTGCCGCAATATCTCGAAGCGTCGATGGACGCCTTCCGCAAGAACCAGCAGCAGTTCCAGGAAGCCATGAAGGGCGCCTTTGGCGGCGGTCCGCTGGCCGAGATCGCCAAGCGCAACATGCAGATGTTCGAGGCCGCGGCGAGCGCGTTCGGCAATGGCGTTCCGGGCATGCCGGGCGCCACGCCCAGCCCGACGCCGGCGGCGACCGAAGAAAGCAAGGATGACGAGATCGCCGTCCTGAAGGCGCAGCTGGCTGCGCTCAACGCGAAGATCGACAAGCTGCGCTGA
- the proS gene encoding proline--tRNA ligase: MKHALNVTREQDFAAWYQAVITEADMAEESGVRGCMVIRPWGYGIWERIQTLLDARIKQTGHENCYFPLFIPLSYFEKEAEHVDGFAKEMAVVTHHRLIQKDGKMVPDPEAKLEEPLVVRPTSETVIGAAFSRWVQSWRDLPVLINQWANVVRWEMRTRMFLRTSEFLWQEGHTAHSTVDEAMEETMKMLEVYRSFAEECVGLPVVAGEKPENERFPGAVATYSIEAMMQDGKALQAGTSHFLGTTFSQAQNIKFQNAEGQQELAQTTSWGMSTRMIGGLIMVHGDDDGLRVPPRVAPYQVVVVPMLRDTEEDAAIVDYCTDLVNQLNGLDVFREPVRALLDKRPSKAATKRWGWVKKGAPIVIEVGGRDVAGGNVSIIRRDRLYRADGKLDSQIVAKGDFVAGATAMLEDIQASLFADAKARLDGNINRSITDLDALKAYFKASKNPGWALVQWAKPTGAELEKVVQWLKGEKLTLRNVPTDAEAADGACIFTGGTAVERVLVGRSY; encoded by the coding sequence GTGAAACACGCCCTTAACGTTACCCGCGAACAGGATTTCGCTGCCTGGTATCAGGCCGTCATCACCGAAGCCGACATGGCCGAGGAAAGCGGCGTGCGCGGCTGCATGGTGATCCGTCCCTGGGGCTATGGCATCTGGGAACGGATCCAGACCCTGCTCGATGCGCGGATCAAGCAGACTGGCCACGAAAATTGCTATTTCCCGCTGTTCATCCCGCTTTCCTATTTCGAGAAGGAAGCCGAGCATGTCGACGGCTTTGCCAAGGAAATGGCGGTCGTCACCCATCATCGCCTGATCCAGAAGGACGGCAAGATGGTGCCCGATCCCGAAGCGAAGCTGGAAGAGCCGCTGGTCGTGCGCCCGACGTCGGAAACCGTGATCGGCGCAGCCTTCAGCCGCTGGGTCCAGAGCTGGCGCGACCTGCCGGTGCTGATCAACCAGTGGGCGAATGTCGTCCGCTGGGAAATGCGCACCCGCATGTTCCTGCGCACCAGCGAATTCCTGTGGCAGGAAGGCCATACCGCGCACTCGACCGTCGACGAGGCGATGGAAGAGACGATGAAGATGCTCGAAGTCTATCGCAGCTTTGCCGAGGAATGTGTCGGCCTGCCGGTCGTCGCGGGCGAGAAGCCGGAGAATGAGCGTTTCCCCGGCGCCGTCGCGACCTATTCGATCGAGGCGATGATGCAGGACGGCAAGGCACTGCAGGCCGGCACCTCGCACTTCCTGGGCACGACCTTCAGCCAGGCGCAGAATATCAAGTTCCAGAATGCCGAAGGGCAACAGGAATTGGCCCAGACCACCAGCTGGGGCATGTCGACCCGGATGATCGGCGGCCTGATCATGGTGCATGGCGACGATGATGGCCTGCGCGTGCCGCCGCGCGTCGCGCCCTATCAGGTCGTGGTCGTGCCGATGCTGCGCGATACCGAGGAAGACGCCGCGATCGTCGATTATTGCACCGACCTGGTGAACCAGCTGAACGGCCTGGACGTGTTTCGCGAACCCGTCCGCGCGCTGCTCGACAAGCGCCCGTCCAAGGCCGCGACCAAGCGCTGGGGCTGGGTCAAGAAGGGCGCGCCGATCGTGATCGAGGTTGGCGGCCGCGACGTGGCCGGTGGCAATGTCTCGATCATCCGCCGTGATCGCCTCTATCGCGCGGATGGCAAGCTCGACAGCCAGATCGTCGCCAAGGGCGATTTCGTTGCCGGTGCGACCGCAATGCTGGAAGATATCCAGGCATCGCTGTTCGCTGATGCCAAGGCGCGGCTCGACGGCAATATCAACAGGTCGATCACCGATCTCGACGCGCTCAAGGCCTATTTCAAAGCCAGCAAGAACCCCGGCTGGGCGCTCGTCCAGTGGGCCAAGCCGACCGGCGCGGAACTGGAGAAGGTCGTGCAGTGGCTGAAGGGCGAGAAGCTGACCCTGCGCAACGTGCCGACCGATGCGGAAGCGGCGGACGGCGCCTGCATCTTCACCGGCGGCACGGCGGTGGAGCGCGTGCTGGTGGGCCGGAGCTACTGA
- a CDS encoding S9 family peptidase, with amino-acid sequence MIRTSAWLLASLSIAALSTTAQAQTAPKPPIAARKPHEVKAPFGATRQDPYYWLRDDSRKNPEMLAYLAAENAYADALLAPTKPLQDKLYAEITGRIKQDDSSVPYRKKGYWYYSRFETGGDYPIVARRKGSMDAPEQILLDEPRMGAGKGYFAIGGKEVSPDDRLLAYAEDLVGRRQYVIRVKGLADGKLLSDEIPNAEPDFAWADDSKTIFYVEKDPTTLLGKRVKAHVLGTPVGADRLVYEEKDDSFYMGLKKTTSDKFICIVLQSTVSNEERCAPSANPASFTPLAPRERDFLYSSDNVGGQWTIRTNWQAPNYRLMTISDADAAKGRAAWTDIVPTSANVFIENFQPFDSFLAIEERSEGNKRLRLLTKAGKSSFVNADEPAYAMALDVNAESGTPWVRYTYDSLRTPETTYEVNVDTGERKILKVQEVKGYDPAKYVTERVWATARDGTKVPVSLIYAKGFKKDGSAPLYQYAYGSYGYSTDPAFSPLLPSLLDRGVAYAIAHIRGGQEMGRQWYDDGHLKNKMNSFTDFIDVTRALVDQGYAKKGRVAAMGGSAGGLLMGAVANMAPQDYRVIIAQVPFVDVVTTMLDPTIPLTTGEYDEWGNPEQKSWYDVMLAYSPYDHVEAKAYPSLFVGTGLWDSQVQYYEPTKWVAKLRATKTDSNPLVFRINMEAGHGGKSGRFRRYRDQAEYSAFALEQLGVE; translated from the coding sequence ATGATCCGCACTTCGGCCTGGCTCTTGGCGAGCCTCAGCATTGCCGCACTGTCCACCACCGCCCAGGCGCAGACCGCCCCCAAACCACCCATCGCGGCCAGGAAGCCGCATGAGGTGAAGGCGCCCTTCGGCGCGACGCGGCAGGACCCCTATTATTGGTTGCGCGACGACAGCCGCAAGAACCCCGAGATGCTCGCCTATCTGGCGGCCGAAAATGCCTATGCCGACGCGCTGCTGGCGCCGACCAAGCCGTTGCAGGACAAGCTCTACGCCGAAATCACCGGCCGCATCAAACAGGACGACAGCAGCGTTCCCTATCGCAAGAAGGGATACTGGTATTATAGCCGCTTCGAGACCGGCGGCGACTATCCCATCGTCGCCCGGCGCAAGGGCAGCATGGACGCGCCCGAGCAGATATTGCTCGACGAGCCCAGGATGGGTGCGGGCAAGGGCTATTTCGCGATCGGCGGCAAGGAAGTCAGCCCCGACGACAGGCTGCTCGCCTATGCAGAGGATCTGGTCGGCCGCCGCCAATATGTGATCCGGGTCAAGGGACTCGCTGACGGCAAGCTACTGAGCGACGAAATCCCCAATGCCGAACCTGATTTCGCCTGGGCCGATGACAGCAAGACGATCTTCTATGTCGAGAAAGACCCGACCACCCTGCTCGGCAAGCGGGTGAAGGCGCATGTGCTGGGAACGCCTGTCGGCGCCGATCGGCTGGTCTATGAGGAGAAGGACGATAGCTTCTACATGGGCCTCAAGAAGACGACGTCGGACAAGTTCATCTGCATCGTCCTGCAATCGACCGTTAGCAATGAGGAGCGCTGCGCGCCTTCTGCCAATCCGGCAAGCTTCACGCCGCTCGCGCCGCGGGAACGCGACTTCCTCTACAGCAGCGACAATGTCGGTGGGCAATGGACGATCCGCACCAACTGGCAGGCGCCCAATTACCGGCTGATGACCATATCGGACGCCGATGCCGCCAAGGGCCGCGCCGCCTGGACGGACATCGTGCCGACCAGCGCCAACGTCTTCATCGAGAATTTCCAGCCCTTCGACAGTTTCCTCGCGATCGAGGAACGCTCCGAAGGCAATAAGCGCCTGCGCCTGCTGACCAAGGCCGGCAAGAGCAGCTTCGTCAATGCCGACGAGCCCGCCTATGCCATGGCGCTGGACGTCAATGCCGAAAGCGGCACGCCCTGGGTCCGCTACACCTATGACAGCCTGCGCACGCCCGAAACCACCTATGAGGTGAATGTCGACACGGGCGAACGCAAGATACTGAAGGTTCAGGAGGTTAAGGGCTATGACCCCGCCAAATATGTGACCGAACGGGTCTGGGCAACCGCGCGCGACGGGACGAAGGTGCCAGTCTCGCTCATCTACGCCAAGGGCTTCAAAAAAGACGGCAGCGCCCCGCTCTACCAATATGCCTATGGCAGCTATGGCTATTCGACCGACCCGGCCTTTTCGCCGTTGCTCCCCAGCCTGCTCGATCGCGGTGTCGCCTATGCCATCGCCCATATTCGCGGCGGCCAGGAAATGGGTCGCCAATGGTATGATGACGGCCATCTCAAGAACAAGATGAACAGCTTCACCGACTTCATCGACGTGACCCGCGCGCTGGTGGATCAGGGCTATGCGAAGAAGGGCCGTGTCGCCGCGATGGGCGGCAGCGCCGGCGGCCTGCTGATGGGCGCGGTCGCGAACATGGCGCCGCAGGATTACAGGGTCATCATCGCGCAGGTGCCGTTCGTGGATGTCGTGACCACCATGCTCGACCCGACCATCCCGCTCACCACCGGCGAATATGACGAGTGGGGCAATCCCGAGCAGAAATCCTGGTATGATGTAATGCTGGCTTATTCGCCCTACGATCATGTCGAGGCGAAGGCCTATCCCAGCCTGTTCGTCGGCACGGGGCTATGGGACAGCCAGGTCCAATATTATGAGCCGACCAAATGGGTGGCCAAGCTGCGCGCGACCAAGACCGACAGCAACCCGCTGGTCTTCCGCATCAACATGGAGGCCGGCCATGGTGGCAAGTCGGGCCGCTTCCGCCGCTATCGCGACCAGGCGGAATATAGCGCCTTTGCGCTGGAGCAATTGGGGGTGGAGTAA
- a CDS encoding entericidin A/B family lipoprotein translates to MRQTVALVLASMLLSALAACNTVQGVGRDIESVGTAGKEVIH, encoded by the coding sequence ATGCGTCAGACCGTCGCTCTCGTCCTTGCCTCCATGCTCCTGTCCGCGCTCGCCGCCTGCAACACGGTGCAGGGCGTCGGCCGCGACATCGAATCGGTCGGCACTGCCGGCAAGGAAGTCATTCACTGA
- the hslV gene encoding ATP-dependent protease subunit HslV encodes MNDHNRSSMPVWHGTTIMSVRKNGKVVVAGDGQVSMGQTVMKPNARKVRRLHDGSVIGGFAGATADAFTLFERLEAKLERHNGQLMRAAVELAKDWRTDKYLRNLEAMMIVADKDVTLILTGNGDVLEPLGGVAAIGSGGNYALAAARALVEYEEDAETLARKAMGVAADICVYTNDQLTIETLDSAA; translated from the coding sequence ATGAATGACCATAACCGCTCGTCCATGCCGGTCTGGCATGGCACCACCATCATGTCGGTCCGCAAGAATGGAAAGGTCGTCGTCGCCGGCGATGGCCAGGTTTCCATGGGCCAGACCGTGATGAAGCCCAATGCGCGCAAGGTACGCCGCCTGCATGACGGCAGCGTCATCGGCGGCTTCGCCGGCGCCACCGCCGACGCCTTCACTTTGTTCGAGCGGCTCGAAGCCAAGCTGGAACGCCATAATGGCCAGTTGATGCGCGCCGCCGTCGAACTCGCCAAGGACTGGCGCACCGACAAATATCTCCGCAACCTGGAAGCGATGATGATTGTCGCGGACAAGGACGTGACCCTGATCCTGACCGGCAATGGCGACGTGCTCGAGCCTTTGGGCGGCGTCGCCGCGATCGGCTCGGGCGGCAATTATGCCCTCGCCGCCGCCCGCGCGCTGGTGGAATATGAGGAAGATGCCGAAACCCTCGCCCGCAAGGCGATGGGTGTGGCGGCGGATATCTGCGTCTACACCAACGACCAGCTCACCATCGAAACGCTCGACAGCGCAGCCTGA